The genomic region gcccaacgccccttgaagatccgttcatcaactgttcatccttagatcaagccccgacggccctttggatcaacaactcatccacaaacctacaccctacgaagatagaatcagaggaccaaatttgagagagatcgtaaccccaaaatcattaaacacaaaaatattttttttgtacacgtattcttgtttcttgtttcaggaatttttcgtgttcacagcatcttaggcggatttaggtaactttcttgtatatcttgtaaataagtgcatattgacacttacaaaaaattatacttgtatgaaatacatatatccaacaagtccaaaatttaaaaacacattgagcatatatgccatataatcatagtgaggagtattgtaggatgacacatgtacaacaagttcacaatttcattaaaaataaaaattaaaaaaaaaaccgcctAGCTCTACCTTGCACCGCCTAGCTCCGCCTTGCACCGCCTAGCCCCGCCTAGAGCTCATCTGATTTTTCCCACCGATTTGCAAGAAAACGCCTCGGCTCACCACCGCCCAGCATCTAGGCGGCGCCTAGGCCGTTTTTTAGagcattgatttttttttaaataaaacttgCACGACGTCTGAATATATACCTGCATCGTGCATGTTGTTAAAATTCCAGCCGTAAAAAATAGGCGcttattttgaattttcccAAATTACTCTGGCAAAATGGAAAAGAGCCCTTCCTCCTCATCTGACTACCTGATCTCGCCCTCTCTCTCACTCCGTCTCGCGTAGCCTTCCTCCCGACTGCACCGAGCCAgcctcctcctcatcctctcctCATCCTCTCCCGTAGCCTTCCCCCTCGCCTTCCGATCAGTCTCCAAGCCCCAACAGCTCTCCCACGACGACGAGGACTTGGATTCTGATTGCGTTGAGATTAAACACGAATTGGAGGACGATGATTCTGATTGCGTCGTTATTAAGATCGAATTGGAGGACGACGAGGCGGACGAGGTTTAATGGAAAAGAAATGGTATTTGCACATTGCAATCTGACCAAGGTAAGACTAGAAACAACTAAGAATTGAAATCAATTAATAATTTCATATGTTTCTTGATTAAGTTCCTTGGATTACTATTGATTTTGTAGTGGAACTCatgcttttattaatttttttagattttagttTTGTTGACTTGAAAAAGCTGTTAACTGGTGAAGATAGAGATTTGATTGGCTACATGAAATCCATTTGGGACCCTTTATTTTGAGACGCTTAAAATCTGATGTTATGCAACAACTTCACGAGCTCGTATTGCAAAAACTTCAGAGGTTTCCTCGAACAGTATTCTTAAGGTTCTTCCTCGACGGCAGATCTCCAACTAttttgttcagtttcataaggTGCGCCTGTCTCGACTTTCGTGTTTTTGATATCCCAGTTTTGTGTTCAGATTGTATGTATGTTTGCTTATTATTCTTACTTTTCTCATTCTCTAGATTGCAAATCATCCCTTACTAGTAAGGCGTATTTACAGTGATGAGGATGTTGTTCGTTTTGCCAGAAAATTACATCCAATGGGTGCATTTGGCTTTGAATGTACCTTAGACAAAGTAAATGGGGAACTTAAGAATTATAGTGACTTCTCTATCCATCGGGTATTTTCTCAACTTCTTGAAAATGAATTTGTCTTTCAAATTTTGATGCATTACTATCAATGTTTTCGAACGATTTGATTATCTGGGGCGTACAGTGTTCGTGTGCCTGTGTATGTGTGTAGCAGATTACATATTGTATGTTGATATTGtgtatgctctctctctctctctctctctctctctctctctctctctctgtagcTTTTGCTGTATTATGGTGTCTCAGATAAGAAAGGATTGCTTCCAGACAAATATGCATTGCTTTCTTCAAAATCTCAGGTATAATGCTTACTTTAATAACTTCACTAGCCAATTGGTCTGAGTCAAAATTTGGAGAGAGTTGTCATATGATACTCTCTGCTCAAAACTGAGGAGAGTTTTCTTGTTGATGATATTAGGCATTGGCTGAACTTCTTCCTTCACTGAAGCTAGCTGGGCGTCGTGTTCTGATTTTCAGCCAGTGGACGTCAATGCTTGATATTTTGGAGTGGACTTTGGATGTGTTAGGTGTTACATACAGACGACTTGATGGAAGGTACTGGTGTACTTTTGTCACATTTACAGATTGTTTTTATCATAAGAAAATGTGCCATGCCACATGGTATATCTGTTTTATTATCTGGCTTGCTCAGTTCCACTTGTTGATTGTGGTTAATTGAATTGTTACCTTATCTGTTCTAAGTTGCGTTTCTTGTCTGTTAACCCGTATCTTCCCAATGTCAGCACTCAGGTGACAGAAAGACAGACGATAGTTGATACACTCAATAATGACACTTCTATATTTGCTTGCTTGCTGTCCACAAGAGTTGGAGGTCAGGGTTTGAACTTGGTTGGGGCTGATACCGTAGTTATTCATGATATGGATTACAACCCGCAAATTTATCCACAGGCAGAAGATCGTTGTCATCGCATTGGCCAAGTGAAGCCTGTTACTATATACAGGTTAGCCCCTCTTTAATTTCCCAATCTCGCTCCTCACCTATACCTACCAATCTGAGAGAAGCACCTTTCCGGTTTACCTGCTTTTATAAAGTGGTATTGGTATGAGTCATAATCTTGAATAGAAAATTGTAGAATTATAACCTGTCATGTCCTTTACAGGCTAGTCACTAAGGCTACAGTTGATGAAAATGTCTACGAGATTGCGAAAAGGAAGTTAGTGCTAGATGCTGCAGTCCTGGAATCTGGCGTGGAGATGGATAATGAAGGAACACTTCCACCATGGGAGAGATATTATCGAAACTTTTGCTTGGTTAAAGATTTTAGAAAACTTAC from Pyrus communis chromosome 4, drPyrComm1.1, whole genome shotgun sequence harbors:
- the LOC137733022 gene encoding protein CHROMATIN REMODELING 19-like, translated to MGAFGFECTLDKVNGELKNYSDFSIHRLLLYYGVSDKKGLLPDKYALLSSKSQALAELLPSLKLAGRRVLIFSQWTSMLDILEWTLDVLGVTYRRLDGSTQVTERQTIVDTLNNDTSIFACLLSTRVGGQGLNLVGADTVVIHDMDYNPQIYPQAEDRCHRIGQVKPVTIYRLVTKATVDENVYEIAKRKLVLDAAVLESGVEMDNEGTLPPWERYYRNFCLVKDFRKLTVNLSIEKLQLETFVI